From Thermodesulforhabdus norvegica, a single genomic window includes:
- the dapA gene encoding 4-hydroxy-tetrahydrodipicolinate synthase: MFKGAFVAIVTPFKDGKVDEDALRKLIDYQIEQGTHGIVPCGTTGESATLSFEEHERVVEITVEHVNKRVPVLAGTGSNNTAEAIRLTRHAEKVGADGALMISPYYNKPTQEGLYRHFEKVAASVNIPIIVYNIPGRTAVNIEPETMERLSRIENIVGVKEASGSIKQVMEIIARCGENFDVLSGEDYITFPLLSLGGKGVISVVSNVAPRDMADMCNFALEGKWDEARSLHYKLLPLCNILFCETNPVPVKAALHMMGKIPSDEVRLPLAPLSENNRNKLQSVLKQYGLLS; this comes from the coding sequence ATGTTTAAGGGTGCTTTTGTTGCCATAGTAACGCCGTTTAAAGACGGCAAGGTTGACGAAGATGCGTTGAGAAAGCTCATAGATTACCAGATTGAGCAGGGAACACACGGAATTGTGCCCTGCGGAACCACGGGGGAATCGGCAACTCTGTCCTTCGAAGAGCACGAACGGGTCGTTGAAATAACGGTCGAGCATGTCAACAAAAGGGTTCCCGTACTTGCCGGGACAGGTTCAAACAACACCGCGGAGGCAATACGACTTACGAGGCATGCCGAGAAAGTGGGGGCAGACGGGGCGTTGATGATCAGCCCCTATTACAACAAGCCCACTCAGGAAGGGTTATACAGGCACTTTGAAAAGGTGGCAGCCTCCGTAAACATTCCCATAATCGTTTATAACATCCCCGGGCGAACCGCCGTGAACATAGAGCCTGAAACGATGGAACGCCTTTCCAGGATTGAAAACATTGTTGGCGTAAAAGAAGCGTCGGGCTCGATAAAGCAGGTTATGGAAATCATTGCGAGATGTGGAGAGAACTTTGATGTTCTCTCCGGAGAAGATTACATAACCTTCCCGCTTCTTTCACTCGGCGGTAAGGGTGTCATCTCCGTTGTTTCCAATGTAGCCCCCAGGGACATGGCGGACATGTGCAATTTCGCTCTGGAAGGAAAATGGGACGAAGCCCGCAGTCTCCATTACAAACTACTCCCCCTCTGCAACATTCTTTTCTGTGAAACCAATCCCGTTCCGGTCAAGGCGGCACTTCACATGATGGGAAAGATCCCCAGTGACGAGGTTAGACTTCCCCTCGCCCCACTTTCCGAAAATAACCGAAACAAACTGCAAAGCGTGCTGAAACAATACGGTCTTTTGAGCTAA
- the dapB gene encoding 4-hydroxy-tetrahydrodipicolinate reductase: protein MIRVAVAGIAGRMGSRIAQLVSEAEDLTLVGCWERKDHPLVGKPLKSAVAWAPEGLMVSESPEKAVENAEVVIDFTVPEATVEHAKICASMGICAVIGTTGLSETDRKILEECARKIPMVVAPNMSVGVNVLFRLVEFAARLLGPDFDIEIVEAHHRFKKDAPSGTAIKLGQILADATGRSWDNSAVYVRKGIVGERKPEEIGIQVLRAGDIVGEHTVLFASLGERIEITHRAHSRDNFARGALRAARWVVGKAPGLYDMQNVLGLV from the coding sequence ATGATACGAGTTGCCGTTGCGGGAATTGCGGGAAGGATGGGAAGCCGTATTGCCCAGCTGGTCAGTGAAGCGGAAGATTTGACGCTGGTCGGCTGCTGGGAGCGTAAGGATCATCCTCTGGTCGGCAAGCCCCTTAAAAGCGCCGTAGCCTGGGCTCCCGAGGGCCTGATGGTTTCAGAATCGCCCGAAAAGGCGGTGGAAAATGCCGAGGTTGTTATCGATTTCACGGTCCCGGAGGCAACGGTAGAACACGCAAAAATCTGCGCATCCATGGGAATATGCGCCGTCATAGGGACAACGGGGCTATCCGAAACCGACAGAAAGATCCTTGAGGAATGTGCCAGAAAGATCCCCATGGTTGTGGCTCCTAACATGAGTGTGGGGGTCAATGTGCTTTTCAGGCTTGTGGAATTTGCTGCAAGGCTCCTCGGGCCGGACTTCGACATTGAGATCGTCGAAGCCCATCACAGATTCAAGAAAGATGCTCCAAGCGGAACGGCAATAAAGCTGGGACAGATCCTTGCTGACGCAACGGGACGAAGCTGGGATAATTCGGCCGTCTATGTCCGGAAGGGCATAGTTGGAGAACGAAAGCCAGAGGAGATAGGTATTCAGGTTCTCAGGGCCGGCGACATAGTGGGTGAACACACGGTGCTTTTTGCAAGCCTCGGAGAGCGTATTGAGATAACCCACAGAGCCCACAGCAGAGACAATTTTGCCCGTGGTGCATTGAGAGCGGCTAGATGGGTGGTC